In Callospermophilus lateralis isolate mCalLat2 chromosome 10, mCalLat2.hap1, whole genome shotgun sequence, a single genomic region encodes these proteins:
- the LOC143407842 gene encoding uncharacterized protein LOC143407842, whose translation MGKALFHHRRGSVSEFRLCGAPGVTARVGDPGSAWPCPRRSCPPVSTACRRPGRRLPEPSLPARLGAASPRALPGAPPPAPGIPARQHVRRPPPREPAGEAPPRAGPEGWFPEPVRAAGARDGQGTRARPSTTAACGRRVGGAAPEPSGCGRGAETEILGTQRISELRETVGLAAFFLTPATGIGGEQRKCYRELGTRDRTPCFVNVRQALSH comes from the coding sequence ATGGGAAAGGCTCTGTTCCACCACAGGCGCGGAAGCGTCTCTGAATTTCGACTCTGTGGGGCTCCTGGCGTGACGGCTAGAGTCGGGGACCCCGGCTCCGCTTGGCCGTGCCCACGCCGCAGCTGCCCACCTGTGAGCACAGCCTGCCGGAGGCCCGGGCGGCGCCTCCCTGAGCCGTCCCTGCCGGCCCGGCTCGGCGCGGCAAGTCCGCGCGCGCTTCCGGGTGCCCCGCCCCCGGCGCCGGGGATCCCCGCCCGCCAGCACGTGCGCCGCCCGCCGCCCCGCGAGCCCGCCGGCGAAGCCCCACCCCGCGCCGGACCAGAGGGCTGGTTCCCGGAGCCCGTCCGAGCGGCAGGGGCGCGGGACGGACAAGGTACCCGCGCGCGCCCGAGCACCACCGCTGCCTGCGGGCGGCGCGTCGGTGGGGCAGCCCCCGAGCCTTCGGGGTGTGGACGGGGTGCGGAGACGGAAATACTGGGAACCCAGAGGATTTCCGAACTACGTGAGACCGTGGGTCTGGCAGCCTTCTTTCTGACGCCGGCAACAGGCATTGGGGGCGAGCAGCGCAAATGTTACCGAG